The DNA sequence ACACGGTAAAGAGGGCGACGGCGGATGCGAATACGGTGCGGGCGCCGTAGCGTTCGGCGACCCAACCGCTGGCCGGAATAAAGACGCCGAGCGCCAGCATGTAGGCGCTGACGCCGATGCTGAGGTCGACCGCCTGCACGCCGAAGGACTCGGCCATCTGCGGAACGGCGGTCACGATGATGGTGGCGTCGAGGTTCTCCATGAAGAAGGAGGCCGCGACCAGTAATGCGATCCAGGTGCTGGCCCGGCTGTCGTAGGCCGGCACCTGTGTTGTGTTGGACATCGGAAATGTCTTAGTGGGGGACAGCCACCGATCTTACTTGAGCATGCTCAACTTTGTAAGGCGGCGTCCCCCATGGTCAGTCCGCGCCCAACTGCAGCTTGCTGGGCTGGCGTTTTTCGATCGACCACTTGAGCAGCGCGGCGCTGCGGTAGATGCCGTGCGCGAACTTGCCGTAGGGCAGGGTCAGGAACAGCGCCATCACCACGCCCAGGTGCACGGCCAGCAGCAGGCCCATCCAGCTGGTGTCGCGCAGTCCGAGCAACAGCAGGCCCGTCACACTGATGAGCAGCAGCAGCACGATAAAGCCGCGGTCCATGGGCCGCTGCGCCACGTCGCCTTGCGCAGGGTCACGCCTCAGGTTCAGCCACAGCAGGCCGACCGGGCCGATGATCAGTCCGATGCCGCCTGCCGTTCCGAGCAACACCGGAAGGCTGAAGAACGGGTAGGGCGCGTGCAGGTCCAGGAAGTAGTGGTACAGCGTCGCGACCGACGTGGCGGCAAAGCACAGCATGAAGCCGTAGAACGTGAAGTGATGGAAGCGTCGGCGGCGCAGCGTGAACTTGTCGCTTTCGTCGTTGCAGCCCTTGCCGTGGCCGCCGTCCAGGTACTTGAGCTTGAGCGCGTTGCCGGCGGCTTCGGCAATGGCTTCACCGCTGGCCTCGCCCGGGCTGACGTTGCGCCAGAAGCGCGTCACGCCTATCCCCAGCGCAAGGATGGCCAGTATGAACACGCTGCCGAACATCAGGGCCAGGGTGTTGTGCGGAAAGATCGCGTAGAAGTTGCCCTGCAGCGGTTCGTGGAACAGCCCGCCGTTGATCCCGGCGGCCAGCACCAGGAACAGCGCCAGGCATGCGGCGGCAGCCATTGCGACGGTCAGGCCGTTGCGCTCGTACAGCTTGCCGAGCGGGGCGGGCCACGCAAAGTCCGAATAGGTCTGCACACGCACCTTGGCCATGGCCTGCGGCACGTTCACGCCAAATTCGTGGGGTGGCGCGTATTGACAGGCGTGCAGGCAGGCGCCGCAGTTGTGGCACAGGTTGGCCAGGTAATGGATGTCGGCCTTGCCGAACTCCAGCCGCCGGCTCATGGCCGGGAACACCGCACAGAAGCCTTCGCAATACCGGCAGGCATTGCAGATTTCCATCATGCGGCCGACTTCGTTTTCGTTGTGGCTCAGCGCCTTGCTGTCCTTGCCCGCCCAACGGACCGGATGTTCCTTCATGGTCACGCCCGGCGTGCCAAGTGCAACGGCTTCGCGCGTCAGGATTTCAAGCTGCTTCACGGCGTGCTCCTTCATTCTTGTTCAGGGCGGCAGCGGCCGCGCTGGTGCCGGCAATGCGGCCAAAGGCCGTGCCGATGGTCATGCCGACGCCGGCGGTATAGCCCTTGCCCAACACGTTGCCGGCCATCATTTCGCCGGCCGCGAACAGGTTGGGACTGGGCTGGCCGCCAAAGTGCACCGTGGCGTCCTCGTCCACTTTCAGGCCCAGGTAGGTGAATGTGATGCCGGGGCGGACCGGGTAGGCGTAGAACGGCGCAGTGTCGATGGGCCGCGCCCAATGGGTCTTGGCGGGCGTCACGCCTTCGGTATGGCAGTCGTCCAGCACCGTATGGTCGAAGGTGCCGATGCGGCAGGCGGCGTTGTATTGCTTGATGGTGTCAACGAATGCGGCCTCGTCCAGTCCGACCGCGCGCGCCAGTTCTTCCAGCGTGTTGGCCTTGGTGCCAGGGAACACGGGCGGCATGAAACGGCCCACGGCCTTGGCGTCGATGATCGAGTAGGCGATCTGCCCGGGCTGCATGGCGGTCAGGCGGCCCCAGATCGCGTAGCGCTTGGGCCAGAAGTCTTCGCCTTCGTCATAGAAGCGTTGCGCGTCGCGATTCACCACCACGCCCAGCGACACACAGTCGATGCGGGTGCAGATGCCGCCGTCGTACAGCGGCGCGCGGGCATCGATGGCCACGCAATGCGATTGCGAGGGGTCACCGATAATGTCGGCGCCGGCATCGATCATGTAGCGCAGCAGCACGCCCATGTTGTAGCGGGTGCCGCGGATCAGGAAGTTGTCGGCGGGCCATTCGCCGCGTTCATTCTGGCCCCAGGCCTCGCGCAGCCACGCCAGGTTGGATTCGAAGCCGCCCGATGCCAGCACACAGGTGCGCGCTTCGATGCGGGTGTCGCCGATGCGAGCCGCAACAAAGCGGCCGCCATCCAGTTCCAGCGCATCGACCGTGCAGTCGTAGCGGATGTCTACGCCCAGGGCTTCGGCGCTGCGGTAGTACGCGTTGATCAGAGCCTTGCCGCCCCCCATGAAAAACGCGTTGGTGCGCGCCAGGTGCAGGGTGCCCGACAGCGGCGGCTGGAAGTTGACGCCATGCTTGCGCATCCAGTCGCGGCAGGTGGCCGAATGGCGGATCGCCACGCGCGCCAGGTGTTCATTGGTGATGCCGCCGGTCACCTTCAGCAGGTCTTGCCAGAATTCTTCTTCGGGGTAGGCCTCGAGCAGCACGTCTTGCGGCGCATCATGCATGCAGCGCAGGTTGCGGGTGTGCTGCGAGTTGCCGCCCCGCCATTCACGCGGCGCGGACTCCAGCACCATCACGCTCGCGCCGGCCTCGCGCGCCATCAGCGCGGCGCACAGCGCGGCATTGCCGCCGCCAATTACCAGTACGTCGATCATCGGAATATCCGGGGGGATTGTCAGGCCGCTACTGTAGGGCGAGCCCCCGCAAGCCGCCATCCCCGGGCGCACAAGCCCTCTTCACGAATCGTGAAGAGCCGCCGCCCGCCGATCAGGCCATATGTTGCAGCAAAAGAACGGTCCATGACTGCACCGGACGCTTACAAATCGCCCAAAACCCGCGTGCTAAATTTTTGCCTCATCCACCGGGAACAGCATGAGCGATACCCCCAAGCCCTTCCGTCTGCCGAACGCGACGCAGACCATCGACCGCCGTTCGCACGAGATCTTTGCGGCGGCGGTGTCGACGACGCGCATGCCCATGATCGTCACGGATCCCAGGCAGCACGACAATCCGATCGTGTTCGCGAACAATGCCTTCCTGACGATGACGGGCTATACCGAAGACGAGATCCTGGGCACCAACTGCCGCTTCCTGCAAGGGCCGGATACCGATGAATCCACGGTGGATGAAGTGCGTAACGCCGTGCTGGCCAATCAGGAAATCGCGACCGAGATCCTGAATTACCGCAAGGATGGATCGACCTTCTGGAACGCGCTGTTCATCTCGCCCATCGTTAACGAGGATGGAGAAGTCATCTACTTCTTTGCATCCCAGCTGGACGTCAGCCGCCGCCGTGATGCGGAAGATGCCTTGCGCCAGGCCCAGAAGATGGAATCTCTTGGACAACTCACTGGCGGCATCGCACACGACTTCAATAATTTGTTGCAGGTCATGTCTGGCTACGTCGAGTTGTCACGTGTTGGCCTGGAAGTCGGCGCCGGCGTGGCGCGCGTTGGCGCGAACCTTGACAAGGTCAAGGATGCGATCGACAAGGCGTCGCGGCTGACGCAGCAATTGCTGGCCTTTGCCCGCAAACAGAGCCTGAGCGGCCGGGTGCTGAGCCTGAACGGCCTGGTCGAAGACATTGTGAGCCTGAGCGATCGGACCCTGGGCGAGCATGTGCGCATCCGCAATGAGTACGCGCCGAACCTGCCGAACGTGCGGGTGGATTCGACTCAGATGGAAGTTGCGATGCTCAACCTGTTGGTCAATTCGCGTGATGCGCTGGCCGACACGCAAGACGCCACGATCACGGTGCGAACCGAACTCGTCACGATCGAACATCACCAGCTGGTCGGTTTTGCGGAGCTGAACGAAGGCCAATACGTGACCGTCAAGGTGGCCGACAACGGCAGCGGCATTCCGCCCGGCGTGGTCGACCGGGTGGTGGACCCGTTCTTCACGACCAAGGAATTGGGCAAGGGCACCGGCCTGGGCCTGTCCATGGTGTATGGCTTCGTCAAGCAATCGGGCGGCGCCATGAACATCGAATCTGAAGAAGGCGTCGGTACGACGGTGACGCTGTATTTCCCTGCGCTGGACGCCGAAGAAAATCCCTTGCCGACGCCGGTCAAGATCATCGAGCCCATCGGCAAGGAACGCATTCTGGTGGTGGACGACCGGCCGGAAGTGGCCGATGTGAGCAAGGCGCTGCTCGATCAGCTGGGCTACGACGCGATCGTGGCGTACACGCCCGACGACGCGCTGGCCGTGCTGGCCGGTGACACGGCCGTCGACATGCTGCTGACCGACGTGATCATGCCCGGCAAGATGAATGGGGTGATGCTGGCGCGGGAAGCCCGCCTGCTGCGTCCCAAGATCCGGATCCTGCTGACGACGGGCTATGCCGATACGGAACTCAATCGCAAGGGCGAACGGGCGTCCGAATTCGACATCCTGTACAAGCCCTACAGCCGCGGCGATCTGTCCAAGAAAGTGAAGATCGTCATGAAAGGACCGACCGGGGTCGGCTGATCAGATGGCTTCGCCCACGCGCAGCTTGACCCCAAACCGATACAGCCGGTGGCCGGACATGCCCGTGCGTTCGCGCGCTTCCAGGAAGGTGTCCCACAGCGCGGGGTCGGCGCCCGCCTTGCTGGCCTTGATATAGGCATCGACCATGTCGCGCGAAGCGTGCGCAAAATCGGTCAATGCATCCAGTTCTGACTGTTTCATGGGCGAGCCCTCGGTATCGATGGCACATGCTATCGCCGTGGCCCAAGGGCTGAACATAGGTGACACGGACTACACCGGCCGGACGGGATGAGGCGATAATGCATGTTGCAACGCAACCCAACCGGAGAACTCCCTTGTTGCCTCACACAATCGGCGAAATCGATCCCCCTCAACGTCTGCTGATGGGACCTGGCCCGGTCAATGCCCATCCGCGCGTGCTGCGCGCCATGGCGGCGGACCTGCTGGGGCAATTCGATCCGGAAATGACGTCGTACATGAACGAGGTCATGGCGCTGTATCGCCCCGTGTTCGGCACCGGCAACCGGTGGACCTTCCTGGTCGACGGCACCGCGCGCGCGGGCATCGAAGCGTCGCTAGTGTCGATGGTGGCGCCGGGCGACCGTGTCCTGGTGCTGAACTTCGGCCGCTTCGGCCTGTTGCTGACCGAGATCCTGGCGCGTATCGGCGCGGTGGTCGAGACGGTTGACGCCCCCTGGGGCGAAGTCGTCCCCATGGACGCGGTGGCGGCGGCGATCGAACGCTTCCAGCCCAAAGTCGTGGCCACGGTGCACGGCGATACGTCCACCACGATGGCGCAGCCGCTCGACGGCCTGGGCGACCTGTGCCGCGCGGCGGGCGCGCTGTCGTACGTCGATGCCACCGCCACCATTGGCGGGATGGAAATCGCCGCGGACCGCTGGGGCGTGGACGTGGTGACCGGTGGCCTGCAAAAATGCCTGGGCGGGCCCTCGGGCTCGTCGCCGATCACCATTTCGGACCGCGCGGCCGACGCCATCTTTGCGCGCCGCCATGTCGAAGAAGGCATTCGCCGCGACGACATCACCGACGGCACCGGCATCCGCATCGGCTCCAATTATTTCGACCTGGCCATGATCATGGACTACTGGTCGGAAAAGCGCCTGAACCACCACACCGAAGCCACCACCATGCTGTACGGCGCGCGGGAATGCGCCCGGGTCGCATTGGGAGAAGGGCTGGCACCGCGTTACGCACGGCATGGCGCCGCAAGCCAGGCCATGATGGCGGGCATCCGGGCAATGGGGCTGACGGTGTTTGGCGATGAACGCTACAAGATGACCAACGTGACGGGCATCTACATTCCCGACGGCGTGGATGGCGAAGCGGTGCGCCGCCGCATGCGCGAAGATTTCGAGATCGAGATCGGGTCGGCCTTCGGCCCGCTGCAGGGCAAGATCTGGCGGATCGGCGCCATGGGCTACAACGCCATGAAGCACAAGATCCTGATCACCCTTGGCGCGCTGGAATCGGTGCTGCGCGCCGAAGGGTATGCCTGCCCGCCGGGCGCCGCGGTCGATGCGGCGCTGGCGGCCTGGAACAAGGCGTCGATTACTTGATGACGCCGCACGCCTGACGCGCGCCCCCGCCGCCCAGCGGCGCGGGGTGATCGCTGTGGTTGTCGCCACCGGCGTGCACCATCAGGGCCTTGCCGCTGACAGCGGCCAGCTTCAGGCGCGGGGCCAGCACCGGCTGCATGGCGTTGCCCTGCGCGTCCACGATCAGGGGGGGCAGGTCGCCCAGGTGGGCGCCGTCATCCCAGGGCATGCCGTGCTTCTTGGTGTTCTGCGGATCCAGATGGCCGCCGGCAGCGCCTGCCGGCACCATCTTGCCGCCATCTTCCTTGGCATCGCAGCTGCCCATCGCGTGCACGTGGAAACCGTGGACGCCGGCCGGCAGACTCGTCAGCTTGGGGGTAAAGACCAGACCGTATTTGCTGTCCGACAGGGTCACTTCGCCAATGGCCTGACCCTGACCCTTTTCCGTCGCCATGTACATCGGGACGGTCGTGTCGGCGTGGACGGCGGTGGCGCCGAGCAGGCCGGCAAGCAGGGCGGGAATGAGAATGCGCATGGTGGTGCTCCAGGACGTGATCGAAGAGCAGACAATCTAGCCGCTGGCGGGCGATCGCGCCACTGCGGTTGTCACGCGATGTGACGGGGCGATATGGCGCCCGATGTCGCGGTCAACCGTATCAAGGACGTGGAAGCCGCTCGCCCAGGGCCGCAAGAAACGCGGCGGCCTGTTCCGCCATGGGTTGTCTCATGGCGATCATCGCGGGTTGGTCGTCCTGCGCGCTCAGCACACGCTCCATCCGCAACCGAAACAACTCGGCGGATTCGCGTTGCGCGCGCTGTGACAAGGTGCCCAGCAACGTCTCGAGCGCTTCGGCCATCACAATCTGGCGCGCTTCGAGATCCCGCATAGCCTCGGCCATTTCGATAAGGAGTTCCCTGTGTTGCATCGTGGCGTCTCTCTGTGCAGAGCTGTCATCGAGCTTAGGATTCTAGGACACCCTTTTTGAAATAGCTTCCTGCTGAGCACGTCGAAACGAGGTTTCTTTGCAGGCGGGTGATTCGATGATGGCTTCACCCGCCTGATCCGAACACGTGCTCGTCAGTAGCCCGGGCGGTCCGTCATCACCTTGTCCGGCGTCATGGGCGTGCTGCGCACCCGCTTGCCAGTCGCATGGAAGATCGCGTTGCAGATGGCCGCCGACACGCCCACCAGGCCGATTTCGCCAACGCCCTTCGCACCCAGCCGGCTCACGATGCGGTCGTCTTCATCCACGAAGATCACCTCGATGTCATGGATGTCGGCATTCACCGGCACATGGTATTCGGACAGGTTGTGGTTCATGAAGCGGCCCAGGCGGTGATCCGCATGCGTCTCTTCATGCAGGGCTTCGCTGATGCCCCACACCACGCCGCCGGTGATCTGGCTGTGCGCGGTCTTCAGGCTCATGATGCGGCCGGCGGCAATCGCGCTAACCACCCGAGTCACGCGGACCGTGCCAAACTCCTCGTCCACCTTGACCTCCGCGAACACCGCGGAATGGGTCGACCGGGTGTACTTCTTTTGCTTCAGGACATTGGGCAGCAGCAGGTACTTTTCTTCGACACGTGTCTCTTTGCCAGCGGCCAGCAGCTCGGGCAGCGTGACCGAGACGGTCGGGTCCAGCTTCAGCCGCATGTGGCCTTCGACGAATTCGACGTCGTTGAAGTTGGAGTGCTCGAAGGGCTGGCCTTCCAGCGACCGGGCCAACTTGTAGAGGCGCTTCTGCAGCTTTTCGCAGGCGCCTTCGACCGCGGACCCGACCGTAGCCACGTGCGACGATCCGCCTTCGATCGGCGCCACGGGCAGGGTCGAATCGCCCAGCTGGAAGGTGACCTTTTCCAGCGGCAGGCCCATCGATGCCGCCGCGATCATCGCCATGACGGTGTAGGTGCCCGTGCCGATGTCGGTCGCGGCGCTGCTGACGACCAGGCGGCCATCGGCATGCAGCACGGCGCTGGCGCGCGCAAACATCTGCATCGCATCCCATTGCCCGGTGGCCATGCCCCAACCCACCAGCTCGGTGCCGTCACGCATGGACCGCGGCGCCAGCGGCCGGCTCGACCAGCCAAAGCGCTCGGCCGCCTGTTCATAGCAGGCCCGCAATTCCTTGGTCGAAAAGGGCAGGTCGTTCATCTGGTCGCGCTCGGTGTAGTTCTTCAGGCGCAAGGCCAGCGGGTCCATGTGCAGTTCATAGGCCAGCTCATCCATGGCGACTTCAAGCGCATGCACGCCGTGAGCCGCGCCCGGCGCGCGCATGTCGATCGGCGTGTATTGGTCCAGGTCGACCAGCTGATACCCCAGGCGCACGTTGTCGCACGCGTAGAGCTGGCCCGACCAGTTCACCACCACTTCCACGTAGTCTTCGATGCGCGACGTTTCGGCGATCGCTTCGTGCATGATCGAGCGCAGGGTGCCGTCGCGTTCGGCGGCGAGCTTCACATGCTGCAGCGTTTCGGGCCGATGGCCGAACGTGAACATCTGCTGGCGGGTCAGCACGACGCGCACCGACCGTTCCAGCTTGAGCGACGCCATTACGGCCAGGGTCAGCTGGTACTGCGGGCGCAGGCCCGACCCGAACGCGCCACCCACATACGGATTGCGCACGGTGACCTTGTCTTTGGACAGGCCGAATACATGCGACACGTACCAGCGGCTGTTCTGCGAGCTTTGCGTCTTGTCGTAGATGGTCAGATGCCCATCGGCATCGCGAATCACCGTTGAAGCAAACAATTCCAGCGGGTTGTGGTGCTCCACGCCGTTGTAATAGGTGGCCGCGATCTTGACCGGGGCCGCATCGAACGCAGCCTGCGCATCGCCGCGTTCATCGGGCGGTGGCGAATACCCGGCCTTCAGGCGGCTCGGCTTGTGCCCCCGATGCAGGTTGTCCATCAGATTGGTTTCGTGCGGTTCGATCGCGTACTCCACATTCACGAGCGATGCAGCGTGGCGCGCGGCTTCGAAGGTCTCGGCCACGACCAGGGCAATCGGCTGGCCGCTGTACAGCACCTTCTCGTCATACAGCGGTCGGAAGGGCGAGCCCCCCGGCGCGGTCATGTCCTTGTACGACAGGTCGAACGACCGCATCTTGGGCCGGTTCTGATAGGTGATGATGTCAATCACCCCGGGAACGGCCAGCGCCGCTTCCAGATGGAACACGGTCACGCGGCCTTTCGGGATGCTGCTGTTGACCACGACACCATGCGCCAGGTCGGCGGCAAAATGTTCGGCGGCATATTGCGCGGTGCCGGTGACCTTGGCCCGGCCATCCACCCGCGACACCGACATGCCCTTGGTCACGTAGCCCGTGCCTTCCGGGGCAACAGGCGCTTTCAGCGATTCGATCAGGTCGGTCATACGGTCACCTCGGAAATGTACGGTTCACCGGTGTTGGTCACGGTGCCTTCGGCGGCCATCGTCAGCGCGCGGACGATGGCGCGATGGGCCATCGGAATCTTGTAGTCATTGGCGCCCTGGCCCTTGGCGTTGCTCAACAGGGCTTCGGCCGCCTGCGTGAATACCGCGGCATCCGGACGGACGCCGACCAGGCCGGCTTCGATCTGCAGATCGCGCCAGGGCTTGTGCGCGACGCTGCCCAAGGCCAGCCGCGCTTCGCGAATCGTGCCGTCTTCGGCCAGGTCCAGCGCCGCCGCGACCGATACCAGGGCGAATGCATACGATGCGCGCTCGCGCAGCTTCAGGTAGACCGAATGGCCGGCAAAGGCTTGCGCTTCGGGCAGTTCCAGGTGGGTGATCAGCTCATCGTAGGCAAGGTTGGTGTCCTTGTCCGGGCGATCGCCCGGCAGGCGATGGAAATCGCCAAACGGGATCTGGCGTTTGCCGGACGGCGACTGCACATGCACGATCGCGCCCAGGGCGGCCAACGCCACGCACATGTCCGACGGGTGGGTGGCAATGCAATGTTCGCTGGCGCCCAGAATGGCATGCTGGCGGCTCAGGCCGCCGATGGCCGAACAGCCGGTGCCCGGATCCCGCTTGTTGCAGGGTACCTGCGAGTCATAAAAGTAATAGCAGCGCGTGCGTTGCAGCAGGTTGCCGCCGTTGGTCGCCATATTGCGCAACTGCGGAGACGCGCCGGCCAGGATGGCCGCGGTCAGCAGCGGGTAACGCGAACGCACCAGCGGGTGATAGGCGGTGTCGGCATTGCGGGCGAGCGCGCCCAGCATCAGCCCGCCGGTTTCCGTCTCTTCGATCTGGTTGTACGGCAGGCCATTGATGTCGACCAGGCGCACCGGCCGCATCACGTTTTCTTTCATCAGGTCGATCAGGTTGGTGCCGCCGGCGATGAACTTGGCTAAGCCCACCGCCATGCTGTTGCCTTCATGACCGCCCAGCGCGTCGAGCGCCTCGGACGCATCGGCAGGTGCCACATAGGTGATCGGATTCATACTGGCACCGTCCCGACGACGACGCTGCGATCCGTGGTTTCGACCACTGCCGGAATGTTCATGACCTGGGTCACGGCGCCGACGATCTGCGGGTAGGCGCCGCAGCGGCACACGTTGCCGCTCATCAGTTCGCGGACCTGGTCGGCGTTCCTGGCTTCGCCCTCATTCATGAGGCCCACAGCTGAACAGATCTGGCCGGGAGTGCAGTAGCCGCACTGGAACGCGTCATGGTCAATGAAGGCCTGCTGCAGCGGATGCAGCGTGTCGCCCTCGGCCAGCCCTTCAATCGTCGTGATGTCGCGTCCGTTCTGCATCACGGCCAGCGTCAGGCAGGAATTGATGCGCTTGCCATCCACCAGCACCGTACAGGCGCCGCACTGGCCCTGGTCACAGCCTTTCTTGCTGCCGGTCAGGTGCAGGTGTTCGCGAAGCAGGTCCAGCAGGCTGACCCATGCTTCGATCTCTAATCGTGTTTCCTGGCCGTTGATGCGCAGGGTGATGGGGTAGCGCGGCGCGGCAGCCGGCGCCGCGCCGGGCCGGGGGGTGACTTGTGCGTCCATGGGAATCCTTGGTGAGCGAGCCTGAGGCATTGCCCACGAGGCAGCAAGGCGCGTGCCCATGCGACACGGAAAAACGAACAGCCGGCAAAGGCCGGCTGTTCATCGGGGTCAACCATGCCGGCCCGAAGCCGGCGCGTCCTTATGGGCGGGGACGGCTAGCGCGCTGACGCATCTTGCTCGACAGGCGGATGGCCGCCCAGGCGAGCCAGCGGCCGTTGGTCACGCGCACCTGGGGCAGGCGGCGCAGGACTTCGACGGCGATGCCACCCTTGCGGTACCACAGGCGCTTGCGCTCCTGGCTGTCAGTGCGGCGGCCCACCAGCCATTCCGCCTTGCGCAGACCCGGCTTGTAGACCGGCGGTACGTTGAAGATCAGGATGTAGGCCAGGCGCGGCGCGGTCGACGTGTTCGGCGCCGTGTAGTGCAGCGTGCGAACGTCGTGGATCGTGCAGTCACCGGCTTCCAGGGGCACCGGCACGGCTTCGGCCTTGGGGAAGTCGCCGCAGCATTCGAGCGGGTGCAGCGAACGGTCGCCGCCCGGCGATTGGTGTTCGAGCACGTCACCCAGGTGCGAGCCTTCAAGGAATTGCATGCAGCCATTGGCCTCGGTGACCGGTTGCAGGGCCATCCAGATGCTCAGTTCCTTGTATTCGAAGTCTGGCGAGCGGAAGGCCTCGTCCTGGTGCCAGGGCGTTTCCGGACCGTACAGCGCGGGCTTGAGCAGGGCATGCTCGCCGTACAGTGCGGCGTCTTCGCCGAGCAGTTCCTTCGCCAGCGCCAGGGCGCGGCGATGGAAGGTGGTCTTGCGCAGTTCGGGAACATAGTGGCTCGGGTCATGCATGCTTGGAAAGCTCTGCATCTTGCCCGGCTCGTCGCGCCCCGAGAAATCGTATTGCGCACCCTCTTCGTAACCCGCCTTGCGGGCAAACAGACCAAGCAGGGTGTCGCGAATTTGCTGGACTTCGGAGGGCGGGCAGATGCCCTCGCGGCGCATATAGCCTTTGGTTCGATAATCGTTGAGTTCTTGTTCGGAAAGCAAGGCCGCAGTGCCCACGTTGGTCTCCCCAGATTGGAGGGGAAGCGCGCCCCTCATCGCAATTGACATGGGCTCTACCGTAAACGCTCTGTAACCA is a window from the Pigmentiphaga litoralis genome containing:
- the tcuA gene encoding FAD-dependent tricarballylate dehydrogenase TcuA produces the protein MIDVLVIGGGNAALCAALMAREAGASVMVLESAPREWRGGNSQHTRNLRCMHDAPQDVLLEAYPEEEFWQDLLKVTGGITNEHLARVAIRHSATCRDWMRKHGVNFQPPLSGTLHLARTNAFFMGGGKALINAYYRSAEALGVDIRYDCTVDALELDGGRFVAARIGDTRIEARTCVLASGGFESNLAWLREAWGQNERGEWPADNFLIRGTRYNMGVLLRYMIDAGADIIGDPSQSHCVAIDARAPLYDGGICTRIDCVSLGVVVNRDAQRFYDEGEDFWPKRYAIWGRLTAMQPGQIAYSIIDAKAVGRFMPPVFPGTKANTLEELARAVGLDEAAFVDTIKQYNAACRIGTFDHTVLDDCHTEGVTPAKTHWARPIDTAPFYAYPVRPGITFTYLGLKVDEDATVHFGGQPSPNLFAAGEMMAGNVLGKGYTAGVGMTIGTAFGRIAGTSAAAAALNKNEGARREAA
- a CDS encoding pyridoxal-phosphate-dependent aminotransferase family protein — encoded protein: MLPHTIGEIDPPQRLLMGPGPVNAHPRVLRAMAADLLGQFDPEMTSYMNEVMALYRPVFGTGNRWTFLVDGTARAGIEASLVSMVAPGDRVLVLNFGRFGLLLTEILARIGAVVETVDAPWGEVVPMDAVAAAIERFQPKVVATVHGDTSTTMAQPLDGLGDLCRAAGALSYVDATATIGGMEIAADRWGVDVVTGGLQKCLGGPSGSSPITISDRAADAIFARRHVEEGIRRDDITDGTGIRIGSNYFDLAMIMDYWSEKRLNHHTEATTMLYGARECARVALGEGLAPRYARHGAASQAMMAGIRAMGLTVFGDERYKMTNVTGIYIPDGVDGEAVRRRMREDFEIEIGSAFGPLQGKIWRIGAMGYNAMKHKILITLGALESVLRAEGYACPPGAAVDAALAAWNKASIT
- a CDS encoding histidine kinase famiy protein, which encodes MSDTPKPFRLPNATQTIDRRSHEIFAAAVSTTRMPMIVTDPRQHDNPIVFANNAFLTMTGYTEDEILGTNCRFLQGPDTDESTVDEVRNAVLANQEIATEILNYRKDGSTFWNALFISPIVNEDGEVIYFFASQLDVSRRRDAEDALRQAQKMESLGQLTGGIAHDFNNLLQVMSGYVELSRVGLEVGAGVARVGANLDKVKDAIDKASRLTQQLLAFARKQSLSGRVLSLNGLVEDIVSLSDRTLGEHVRIRNEYAPNLPNVRVDSTQMEVAMLNLLVNSRDALADTQDATITVRTELVTIEHHQLVGFAELNEGQYVTVKVADNGSGIPPGVVDRVVDPFFTTKELGKGTGLGLSMVYGFVKQSGGAMNIESEEGVGTTVTLYFPALDAEENPLPTPVKIIEPIGKERILVVDDRPEVADVSKALLDQLGYDAIVAYTPDDALAVLAGDTAVDMLLTDVIMPGKMNGVMLAREARLLRPKIRILLTTGYADTELNRKGERASEFDILYKPYSRGDLSKKVKIVMKGPTGVG
- the sodC gene encoding superoxide dismutase family protein, with the protein product MRILIPALLAGLLGATAVHADTTVPMYMATEKGQGQAIGEVTLSDSKYGLVFTPKLTSLPAGVHGFHVHAMGSCDAKEDGGKMVPAGAAGGHLDPQNTKKHGMPWDDGAHLGDLPPLIVDAQGNAMQPVLAPRLKLAAVSGKALMVHAGGDNHSDHPAPLGGGGARQACGVIK
- a CDS encoding xanthine dehydrogenase family protein molybdopterin-binding subunit, which produces MTDLIESLKAPVAPEGTGYVTKGMSVSRVDGRAKVTGTAQYAAEHFAADLAHGVVVNSSIPKGRVTVFHLEAALAVPGVIDIITYQNRPKMRSFDLSYKDMTAPGGSPFRPLYDEKVLYSGQPIALVVAETFEAARHAASLVNVEYAIEPHETNLMDNLHRGHKPSRLKAGYSPPPDERGDAQAAFDAAPVKIAATYYNGVEHHNPLELFASTVIRDADGHLTIYDKTQSSQNSRWYVSHVFGLSKDKVTVRNPYVGGAFGSGLRPQYQLTLAVMASLKLERSVRVVLTRQQMFTFGHRPETLQHVKLAAERDGTLRSIMHEAIAETSRIEDYVEVVVNWSGQLYACDNVRLGYQLVDLDQYTPIDMRAPGAAHGVHALEVAMDELAYELHMDPLALRLKNYTERDQMNDLPFSTKELRACYEQAAERFGWSSRPLAPRSMRDGTELVGWGMATGQWDAMQMFARASAVLHADGRLVVSSAATDIGTGTYTVMAMIAAASMGLPLEKVTFQLGDSTLPVAPIEGGSSHVATVGSAVEGACEKLQKRLYKLARSLEGQPFEHSNFNDVEFVEGHMRLKLDPTVSVTLPELLAAGKETRVEEKYLLLPNVLKQKKYTRSTHSAVFAEVKVDEEFGTVRVTRVVSAIAAGRIMSLKTAHSQITGGVVWGISEALHEETHADHRLGRFMNHNLSEYHVPVNADIHDIEVIFVDEDDRIVSRLGAKGVGEIGLVGVSAAICNAIFHATGKRVRSTPMTPDKVMTDRPGY
- the tcuB gene encoding tricarballylate utilization 4Fe-4S protein TcuB, which translates into the protein MKEHPVRWAGKDSKALSHNENEVGRMMEICNACRYCEGFCAVFPAMSRRLEFGKADIHYLANLCHNCGACLHACQYAPPHEFGVNVPQAMAKVRVQTYSDFAWPAPLGKLYERNGLTVAMAAAACLALFLVLAAGINGGLFHEPLQGNFYAIFPHNTLALMFGSVFILAILALGIGVTRFWRNVSPGEASGEAIAEAAGNALKLKYLDGGHGKGCNDESDKFTLRRRRFHHFTFYGFMLCFAATSVATLYHYFLDLHAPYPFFSLPVLLGTAGGIGLIIGPVGLLWLNLRRDPAQGDVAQRPMDRGFIVLLLLISVTGLLLLGLRDTSWMGLLLAVHLGVVMALFLTLPYGKFAHGIYRSAALLKWSIEKRQPSKLQLGAD